One Verrucomicrobiaceae bacterium genomic window carries:
- a CDS encoding sulfatase-like hydrolase/transferase, protein MPMKILLALLLPLCVTLQAEPGGPPNIVLVMADDQGWGDMAYNGHPHLQTPNFDALAREGVRFDQFHAAAPVCSPTRGSVMTGRTPNRFGCFSWGHTLRPQEVTIAEVLQKSGYRTGHFGKWHLGSVQKASPVSPGASGFDEWVSAPNFFDLDPILSDAGKATQFHGDSSDVTMDVALKFIRRCAEKEQRFFTVIWFGSPHSPHRALEADRALYADQPANVRNFYGEITAMDRAFGRLRSEIKELGLRDDTLLWYCSDNGALPKVGSAGKRRGNKGSIYEGGLPVPSLIEWPAQFKKPQVISTPCVTSDIFPTLLAITDSKLEKQVPLDGENLMPLLEGETNKRRKPMGFWDHPTKGISTPSDKWMSDLLADQAKGIEPADPARIRADAGQITTQHPLDTFLGHAAWTDWPWKLHRIEKKGSDVSWELYNLSTDPEEQNVLIAEQPERVAEMRQQLEDWLESVVRSLNGVEDAVKP, encoded by the coding sequence ATGCCGATGAAAATCCTACTCGCTCTGCTTTTACCGCTTTGTGTCACGCTCCAGGCCGAGCCGGGTGGCCCGCCAAACATCGTGCTGGTGATGGCGGATGATCAGGGCTGGGGGGACATGGCTTACAATGGTCACCCGCATCTTCAGACGCCGAATTTTGACGCTTTGGCCCGGGAGGGAGTGCGCTTTGACCAGTTTCATGCCGCTGCACCAGTGTGCTCGCCCACACGCGGTAGTGTGATGACGGGACGCACGCCGAATCGCTTTGGCTGCTTCTCCTGGGGGCACACGCTGCGCCCGCAGGAAGTGACGATCGCGGAGGTGCTGCAAAAGAGCGGCTACCGCACCGGGCACTTCGGGAAATGGCATCTCGGATCGGTGCAAAAAGCCAGCCCGGTGTCTCCAGGTGCGAGCGGTTTCGACGAATGGGTGTCTGCGCCGAACTTTTTCGACCTAGATCCCATTTTGAGCGACGCAGGAAAGGCCACGCAGTTTCACGGCGACAGCTCGGACGTGACGATGGATGTGGCGCTGAAGTTCATCCGCCGCTGCGCAGAAAAGGAGCAGCGTTTCTTCACGGTGATCTGGTTTGGCTCGCCTCACAGTCCCCACCGGGCGCTGGAGGCTGATCGTGCGCTCTATGCGGACCAGCCGGCGAACGTGCGTAACTTTTACGGCGAGATCACCGCGATGGACCGCGCTTTTGGACGACTGCGTAGCGAAATCAAAGAACTGGGCCTGCGTGACGACACGCTGCTGTGGTATTGCAGCGACAATGGTGCTTTGCCCAAAGTGGGTAGTGCGGGCAAGCGCCGTGGGAATAAGGGCAGCATCTATGAGGGCGGCTTGCCGGTGCCATCGCTGATCGAGTGGCCCGCGCAGTTCAAGAAGCCGCAGGTCATCAGCACGCCATGCGTGACCAGTGACATTTTCCCCACACTGCTGGCCATCACGGACTCCAAACTGGAAAAGCAGGTGCCTCTGGATGGTGAAAACCTCATGCCGCTGCTGGAGGGCGAAACGAACAAGCGCCGCAAGCCTATGGGATTCTGGGATCACCCCACGAAAGGCATCAGCACGCCCTCGGACAAATGGATGAGCGATTTACTCGCCGATCAGGCCAAAGGCATCGAACCGGCTGATCCCGCCCGCATCCGTGCTGATGCGGGCCAGATCACCACGCAGCATCCGCTGGATACATTTTTAGGCCATGCTGCGTGGACTGACTGGCCGTGGAAACTGCACCGCATCGAGAAAAAAGGCTCGGATGTGAGCTGGGAGCTCTACAACCTCTCCACCGACCCGGAGGAGCAAAACGTGCTCATCGCCGAGCAGCCAGAACGTGTGGCCGAAATGCGTCAGCAGCTCGAAGACTGGCTAGAAAGCGTCGTGCGGAGCCTGAATGGTGTGGAAGATGCGGTGAAGCCGTGA
- the lepA gene encoding elongation factor 4, whose translation MPIETTRNFSIIAHIDHGKTTLSDRLLEFTNTITVRQQQDQLLDSMDLERERGITIKAHPVCMNYTGRDGKEYKLNLLDTPGHVDFSYEVSRSLAACEGALLLIDASQGVEAQTVANLNLAFQQNLHVIPVINKVDLPSADIEKCKRQLEDILQLPADQAVPASAKMGIGIQDILEAVIAFIPHPTDPGDGYLRASVFDSIFDPYRGVVSYVRVISGTIIRGQKVRMMSTGLDYEIKDVGIFRPKMVSCEKLEPGDVGYLIANVKTTADVKIGDTLTETRKPAPQPLPGFKEIHPLVFSGIYPVSTDDFESLKAAVGKLQINDAAFTFMSESSAALGFGFRCGFLGLLHMEIIQERLRREFNMDVISTYPSVIYQVRKTDGTEMEVDNPCFLPSAQEIDEIREPIVKVNIMIPNEHIGDMMQLVMDKRGQVNNTETLDDRRVLLHTVLPLNEILVDFNDKLKSITRGYGSMDYEHAGYEAAELVKMDILIAGDPVDAFSCIVHRGKAESRGRQLCAKLKEVIPQQLFVVAIQAAIGGKIIARESISALRKDVTAKCYGGDISRKRKLLDKQKEGKKKMKAIGKVNIPQEAFIEVLKNN comes from the coding sequence ATGCCCATCGAAACTACCCGAAACTTCTCCATCATCGCACACATCGACCACGGGAAGACCACGCTCTCCGACCGTCTCCTGGAGTTCACCAACACCATCACCGTGCGCCAGCAGCAGGACCAGCTCCTCGACAGCATGGACCTCGAGCGCGAGCGCGGCATCACCATCAAGGCACACCCCGTGTGCATGAACTACACGGGCCGCGATGGTAAAGAGTACAAACTCAACCTGCTGGACACGCCTGGTCATGTCGATTTCAGCTATGAAGTGAGTCGCTCTCTCGCCGCCTGTGAAGGTGCCCTCTTGCTCATCGACGCGTCACAGGGCGTAGAGGCCCAGACCGTGGCGAATTTGAACCTGGCCTTCCAGCAAAATCTGCACGTCATCCCCGTCATCAATAAGGTCGATCTGCCCAGCGCCGACATCGAAAAGTGCAAACGTCAACTTGAGGACATCCTTCAGCTCCCAGCGGACCAAGCCGTCCCCGCTAGTGCGAAGATGGGCATCGGTATCCAGGACATTCTGGAGGCCGTGATCGCCTTCATCCCGCATCCTACCGATCCAGGGGATGGCTACCTCCGCGCTTCCGTCTTTGATTCCATTTTTGACCCTTATCGTGGCGTCGTCAGTTATGTCCGTGTCATTTCGGGCACCATCATTCGTGGCCAAAAGGTGCGCATGATGTCCACCGGGCTCGATTACGAGATCAAAGACGTCGGCATCTTCCGCCCGAAGATGGTCAGTTGTGAAAAGCTGGAGCCCGGCGACGTCGGCTACCTCATTGCCAACGTGAAAACCACCGCCGATGTGAAAATCGGCGACACGCTCACCGAGACACGCAAACCTGCGCCGCAGCCTCTCCCCGGTTTCAAAGAAATTCATCCGCTCGTCTTCAGTGGCATCTATCCAGTCAGTACAGATGACTTCGAGAGCCTGAAAGCCGCCGTCGGCAAGCTCCAGATCAATGACGCCGCTTTCACCTTCATGAGTGAGAGCTCCGCCGCGCTCGGTTTCGGCTTCCGCTGCGGTTTCCTGGGCCTACTGCACATGGAGATCATCCAGGAGCGGCTGCGCCGTGAGTTTAACATGGACGTCATCTCGACCTATCCGTCCGTGATTTACCAAGTCCGCAAAACCGACGGCACGGAGATGGAGGTGGATAATCCCTGCTTCCTCCCCAGTGCCCAGGAGATCGACGAAATCCGCGAGCCCATCGTGAAGGTCAATATCATGATCCCCAATGAACACATTGGTGACATGATGCAGCTCGTGATGGATAAACGCGGCCAGGTCAATAACACCGAGACGCTCGATGACCGCCGCGTGCTCCTGCACACCGTCCTGCCACTCAATGAGATCCTGGTGGACTTTAACGACAAGCTCAAGTCCATCACCCGTGGCTACGGCAGCATGGACTACGAGCACGCAGGCTATGAGGCCGCAGAACTCGTCAAAATGGACATCCTCATCGCGGGTGATCCCGTGGATGCCTTCTCCTGCATCGTTCACCGTGGCAAAGCGGAGAGCCGTGGTCGCCAGCTCTGTGCAAAGCTCAAAGAAGTCATTCCACAGCAACTTTTCGTCGTCGCTATCCAGGCCGCCATCGGGGGCAAAATCATCGCCCGTGAGAGCATCAGTGCCCTGCGCAAAGATGTGACGGCCAAGTGCTATGGCGGCGACATTAGCCGTAAACGCAAGCTCCTCGATAAGCAGAAGGAAGGTAAAAAGAAGATGAAAGCCATCGGTAAGGTCAATATCCCCCAAGAGGCCTTCATCGAGGTGCTCAAGAATAACTAA
- a CDS encoding DUF21 domain-containing protein yields MLLAAALLLYFALLALLAVISAAETAIHSARDLEQELLAAGEGSVARRLREITVNPFAQMQRSLLVSAALNLSLAALSLWIITGPLREAGWRPWLPGGVLFGGVLLFGDLLPKFLAARSPSAVLLGSLRLLRPLRAVLDPVTNLADRAADALLARFVPQHVKTRLPVTREEFETLVEMPHEQGILEESESAMIHEVLDIEGLTVRDCMIPRVDLALVSAEDSEAKIAGQLERAAGRFVIVYGETPDSVVGLLDVSEWRHAGRPAWRGLLRPPVFVPETMPILDALREHLHANDAPLIIVDEYGGLEGLVTRREIADWLLYDTAPWLGEASEIRELGQGRYLVDGGTRLDHLRDELGIPFDDEGGIDTLGGLVFNQLGHVPKPGERLKLHEADIKVRRVVRARIQELEVRWEGTGGSF; encoded by the coding sequence ATGCTACTCGCTGCCGCTCTCTTGCTCTACTTCGCTCTTTTGGCGTTATTGGCGGTCATTTCTGCGGCGGAGACGGCGATCCATAGCGCACGCGATTTGGAGCAGGAGCTGCTAGCGGCGGGTGAGGGCTCTGTGGCGCGGCGGTTGCGTGAGATCACGGTGAATCCCTTTGCGCAGATGCAGCGCTCGCTGCTGGTGTCTGCGGCGCTGAATCTGTCGCTGGCGGCGCTGAGTCTGTGGATCATCACGGGACCGTTGCGTGAGGCGGGATGGCGCCCCTGGCTGCCTGGCGGGGTGCTTTTCGGCGGAGTGCTGCTGTTTGGTGATTTGTTGCCGAAGTTTCTCGCGGCGAGATCGCCCTCTGCGGTGCTGCTGGGCAGTCTGCGGCTGCTGAGGCCGTTGCGTGCGGTTTTGGACCCGGTGACAAATTTGGCGGATCGTGCTGCGGATGCTTTGCTGGCCCGCTTTGTGCCGCAGCATGTGAAGACGCGGCTGCCGGTGACGCGGGAGGAGTTTGAGACACTGGTGGAGATGCCTCATGAGCAGGGAATCTTGGAGGAGAGTGAGAGCGCGATGATCCATGAGGTGCTGGACATCGAGGGGCTGACGGTGCGTGACTGCATGATCCCGCGTGTCGATCTGGCGCTGGTGAGTGCAGAGGACTCGGAGGCGAAGATCGCTGGGCAGCTCGAGCGTGCGGCGGGGCGTTTTGTCATCGTGTATGGTGAGACGCCGGACAGTGTCGTGGGTTTATTGGATGTGTCAGAGTGGCGGCATGCTGGACGGCCTGCCTGGCGTGGGCTGCTGCGGCCTCCGGTCTTTGTGCCGGAGACGATGCCTATTCTGGATGCACTGCGTGAGCATCTGCATGCGAATGATGCGCCACTCATCATCGTGGATGAGTACGGTGGTCTGGAGGGGCTGGTGACGCGGCGTGAGATCGCGGACTGGCTGCTCTATGATACGGCTCCATGGCTGGGTGAGGCATCTGAAATCCGTGAGCTAGGGCAGGGGCGCTATCTGGTGGATGGTGGCACGCGTCTGGATCATCTGCGTGATGAGCTAGGCATCCCATTCGATGATGAGGGCGGGATCGACACGCTGGGTGGGCTAGTTTTTAACCAGCTCGGCCATGTGCCAAAGCCGGGTGAGCGATTGAAGCTGCATGAGGCAGACATTAAGGTGCGCCGTGTGGTGCGAGCGCGGATTCAGGAGCTGGAGGTGCGCTGGGAGGGGACTGGTGGCTCCTTCTAG
- a CDS encoding PSD1 domain-containing protein, translating to MSLRLVIFSLAWSGLAVAADSFPPDQIEFFEKSVRPVLAERCYECHGAHKHQNGLRLDSRAAVLRGSDYGKVVEPGQPAASKLIKAITHAPGVEAMPKKGDKLTSSEIAALEKWVQLGLPWPPEAETASHTEKADPMQHWAFQPVKADRSKSLDQLVAAKLQAAGLDFAPTADSATLVRRIYISLTGLPPSYDELQSSIRSNPQSTIAKLLATPAYGEKWARIWLDVVRYADTNGYQVAGRSNFYPYAYTYRDWVVKSLNDDMPYDQFIIRQLAADRVSSPDSPQLAALGFFNIGERFINDRVLITDDRIDVIGRGLLGLTIGCARCHDHKFDPIPSRDYYALYSVMNSCTEPEDPAMPIIGKAANPADAADYDQKVAEIDKKLLDFKKKIHAELRTPTQIASYLLFAQETQHMEKDAEFRGKAGQRQLRDSVAFKWKNFLKRYALNPKPHPALTTWKRYAEAKPEQFASITTELAKTPNDPVAAEIVKKAPKSLPDVASIYGQLFATGKIDSKLLQDPLCPLSVPVEQIDAFLTRKDRETVVKNENERTKLDSTHPGAPPRAMVLLDKPKPEDVRVFMRGNPARQGEPAPRAWLTMFGGQKFTDGSGRLELANRIASKDNPLTARVLVNRVWMQHFGKPLVAQPSDFGVQTQRPVQADLLDFLADYFIQNGWSLKKLHTLILTSRTWQQSSHATPEKLLKDADNELLSRFNRQRLDYETMRDAILSATGELDAQKRGGRAIELTAKDADTRRTLYLKVDRYDQASVPAMFDFANPESHSPQRFNTTVPQQSLFLMNSPFMRARADIFATAEVESLYRRILARTPTKDELTLAQQFIKEAEALNGEKPFRWSYGMMKLHGDNTFSDFQPFTHLTERAGGGQKLWSPGEKIPDKQWGHAFWANYGGHAAPNGYVVTSRWHAPADMQIRIESVLSRSSDRGDGVRGWVHSSRTVILTESTATPQAKKSPIQLTTAVKAGDVISFIVHNIGGTDSDSFDWQPIIHRADTDEVLTNAKNDFCDASHWPFGRQRPQSPTSQLAQVLMMSNEFLFVE from the coding sequence ATGTCCCTTCGCCTAGTCATCTTCTCCCTCGCCTGGAGCGGCCTCGCTGTCGCTGCGGATAGCTTTCCACCAGACCAGATCGAGTTCTTTGAGAAAAGCGTCCGCCCCGTCCTCGCCGAGCGTTGCTATGAATGCCACGGAGCACATAAGCACCAAAACGGCCTCCGTCTCGACTCCCGCGCCGCCGTCCTGCGCGGCAGCGATTACGGCAAAGTCGTCGAACCCGGCCAACCCGCCGCCAGCAAGCTCATCAAGGCCATCACACACGCCCCCGGCGTCGAAGCCATGCCAAAAAAAGGCGACAAGCTCACCTCCAGCGAAATCGCCGCACTCGAAAAATGGGTCCAGCTCGGACTCCCCTGGCCCCCAGAGGCAGAAACCGCCTCCCACACTGAAAAGGCCGATCCCATGCAGCATTGGGCCTTTCAGCCCGTGAAAGCTGATCGCTCAAAATCCCTCGATCAACTCGTCGCGGCAAAACTCCAGGCCGCTGGCCTCGACTTCGCTCCTACCGCAGACTCAGCCACACTGGTTCGCCGCATTTATATCTCCCTCACAGGCCTACCACCGAGCTACGACGAGCTCCAATCCTCCATCCGCAGCAATCCGCAGTCCACCATCGCGAAGCTCCTCGCGACGCCCGCTTACGGCGAAAAATGGGCACGCATCTGGCTCGATGTCGTCCGCTACGCCGACACGAACGGCTACCAAGTCGCCGGCCGCTCCAACTTTTATCCCTACGCCTACACCTACCGCGATTGGGTCGTGAAATCGCTCAACGATGACATGCCCTACGACCAGTTTATCATCCGCCAGCTCGCCGCAGACCGCGTTTCATCACCGGATTCACCGCAATTAGCAGCCCTCGGCTTCTTCAATATTGGTGAACGCTTCATCAACGACCGCGTGCTCATCACCGATGACCGCATTGATGTCATCGGACGCGGCTTACTCGGACTCACCATCGGCTGCGCACGCTGCCACGATCATAAATTCGATCCCATCCCCAGCCGTGACTATTACGCCCTCTACAGCGTCATGAATAGCTGCACCGAGCCGGAAGACCCCGCCATGCCCATCATCGGCAAAGCCGCCAATCCAGCCGATGCCGCCGACTACGACCAAAAAGTCGCCGAGATCGACAAAAAGCTCCTCGACTTCAAAAAGAAAATCCACGCTGAACTGCGCACGCCCACGCAGATCGCCAGTTACCTGCTCTTCGCCCAGGAAACGCAGCACATGGAAAAAGATGCCGAATTCCGTGGCAAAGCTGGCCAGCGCCAGCTCCGCGACAGCGTCGCCTTCAAGTGGAAAAACTTCCTGAAGCGCTACGCACTCAATCCAAAGCCGCACCCAGCTCTCACGACATGGAAACGCTACGCAGAGGCCAAACCCGAGCAATTCGCCTCCATCACCACCGAACTCGCGAAAACGCCCAATGACCCCGTCGCCGCCGAAATCGTGAAAAAAGCCCCCAAGTCGCTTCCCGACGTCGCCAGCATTTATGGTCAATTATTCGCCACTGGGAAAATCGACTCCAAACTCCTCCAAGACCCACTTTGCCCACTCTCCGTGCCCGTGGAGCAGATAGACGCCTTCCTCACCCGCAAAGACCGCGAAACCGTGGTCAAAAACGAAAACGAACGCACCAAGCTCGACAGCACCCACCCCGGTGCCCCACCCCGCGCCATGGTGCTGCTGGATAAACCCAAGCCCGAAGACGTCCGCGTCTTCATGCGTGGCAATCCCGCACGCCAGGGCGAGCCTGCGCCGCGTGCCTGGCTCACCATGTTCGGCGGACAAAAATTCACAGATGGCAGCGGCAGGCTCGAGCTAGCCAACCGCATCGCCAGCAAAGACAATCCGCTCACCGCACGCGTCCTCGTCAATCGCGTCTGGATGCAGCACTTCGGCAAGCCGCTCGTCGCCCAGCCCAGCGACTTTGGCGTGCAGACACAGCGCCCCGTGCAAGCGGACCTGCTCGACTTTTTGGCCGACTACTTCATCCAAAACGGCTGGAGCCTCAAAAAGCTCCACACCCTCATTTTGACCAGCCGCACATGGCAGCAGAGCAGCCACGCCACACCGGAAAAACTGCTCAAAGACGCCGACAATGAGCTCCTCAGCCGTTTCAACCGCCAGCGCCTCGATTACGAGACCATGCGGGATGCCATCCTCTCCGCCACGGGCGAGCTCGATGCCCAAAAACGCGGAGGACGAGCTATCGAGCTCACGGCGAAGGACGCCGACACTCGCCGCACGCTGTATTTGAAAGTGGATCGCTACGACCAAGCCTCCGTGCCCGCTATGTTCGACTTCGCCAACCCGGAAAGCCATAGCCCACAGCGCTTCAACACCACCGTGCCACAGCAGTCCCTCTTTTTGATGAACAGCCCCTTCATGCGTGCCCGCGCAGACATCTTCGCCACAGCCGAGGTCGAATCGCTCTACCGCCGCATCCTCGCCCGCACACCCACGAAAGACGAGCTCACCCTCGCCCAGCAGTTCATCAAGGAAGCAGAGGCCCTCAACGGCGAAAAACCCTTCCGCTGGAGCTACGGCATGATGAAACTCCATGGCGACAACACCTTCAGCGACTTCCAGCCCTTCACCCACCTCACCGAGCGTGCAGGCGGTGGACAGAAGCTCTGGAGTCCCGGCGAAAAAATCCCCGACAAACAATGGGGCCACGCCTTTTGGGCCAACTACGGCGGCCACGCCGCTCCGAACGGCTACGTCGTCACCTCACGCTGGCATGCACCTGCCGACATGCAGATCCGTATCGAAAGCGTGCTCAGCCGCAGCAGTGATCGTGGCGACGGCGTGCGTGGCTGGGTCCACAGCAGCCGCACCGTCATCCTCACCGAAAGCACCGCTACTCCGCAGGCAAAAAAATCGCCCATCCAGCTCACCACCGCCGTGAAAGCGGGGGATGTCATCAGCTTCATCGTCCACAACATCGGCGGCACGGATAGTGACAGCTTCGACTGGCAGCCCATCATCCACCGCGCGGACACAGACGAAGTGCTCACCAATGCCAAAAATGACTTCTGCGACGCCTCCCACTGGCCCTTCGGTCGCCAGCGCCCGCAGTCTCCCACCAGCCAGCTCGCCCAAGTGCTGATGATGAGCAATGAGTTCCTTTTTGTGGAGTGA
- a CDS encoding PIG-L family deacetylase, whose translation MNRTILAIGAHYDDCVFGIPGTLLRAVKKHQRVVILSLIGDYSNWPPVRGRDQDLLKLSTDMARERGMEMRFLPWKSMGFEPTLEAKRAVAQVVADVKPDTAFMLWPRDRHPDHEAASAICHAALHQPARLLGIEEARVPSRVYWYDNGPGHTIGFEPDTYVDVTPEWEASREWLGRLMAFVRKEEYDPAKVDAAMDTKTVLSRYRGLASGVRYAEALRSVKPIVNAEL comes from the coding sequence ATGAACCGCACCATCCTCGCCATCGGCGCTCACTACGACGACTGTGTCTTCGGCATACCTGGCACGCTGCTACGGGCGGTAAAGAAGCACCAGCGAGTCGTCATCCTCAGCCTCATCGGTGATTACTCAAACTGGCCCCCCGTTCGCGGACGTGACCAGGATCTGCTCAAACTCAGCACCGACATGGCCCGTGAGCGCGGCATGGAGATGCGCTTCCTCCCTTGGAAGAGCATGGGCTTCGAGCCCACTCTGGAGGCAAAACGTGCCGTCGCCCAAGTCGTCGCCGATGTGAAGCCAGACACCGCCTTCATGCTCTGGCCGCGTGACCGCCACCCAGACCATGAGGCCGCCAGCGCCATCTGCCACGCTGCCTTGCACCAGCCCGCTCGCCTGCTCGGCATCGAAGAGGCTCGCGTCCCCTCCCGCGTTTATTGGTATGACAACGGTCCCGGTCACACCATCGGCTTCGAGCCAGACACCTACGTCGATGTCACCCCCGAGTGGGAGGCCTCGCGCGAGTGGCTCGGCCGCCTCATGGCCTTCGTGCGCAAAGAAGAATACGACCCAGCCAAGGTAGATGCCGCCATGGACACCAAGACCGTCCTCTCCCGCTACCGCGGCCTCGCCAGCGGCGTGCGCTACGCAGAGGCACTCCGCAGCGTGAAGCCCATCGTCAATGCAGAGCTTTGA
- a CDS encoding ParB/RepB/Spo0J family partition protein: MAKPALGKGLGALISAPAAVSGVARPPVLAQPAPGDVVQRVSLDQIVPSPLQPRKEFQPEQLTELMESIREHGIIQPLIVRRVAGKLELIAGERRFRASRELGLKEVPVITREASDKDVLEMALIENLQREGLNPIEEAQAYARLSKDFNMKQEDIAQRVGKNRATVANAIRLLDLPTSVQEMLSSTIITTGHAKVILGLKKPEDQKKIAHDIVQKGLTVRATEKAVQLILHPPAPKPPPAGAGELDSAIASVEQKLISRLSTNVTIHHSEKKGRIEIDYYGTEDMNRLLSLLGVEEEAF; encoded by the coding sequence ATGGCAAAACCCGCACTCGGAAAAGGACTCGGAGCACTCATTTCAGCACCAGCGGCTGTCTCGGGCGTCGCTCGCCCACCTGTGCTCGCCCAGCCAGCGCCCGGTGATGTCGTACAGCGTGTCTCGCTCGATCAGATCGTCCCCAGCCCCCTCCAGCCGCGCAAAGAATTCCAGCCCGAGCAGCTCACCGAGCTCATGGAGTCCATCCGCGAGCACGGCATCATTCAGCCGCTGATCGTCCGCCGCGTCGCAGGCAAGCTGGAGCTCATCGCCGGTGAGCGCCGCTTCCGCGCCTCACGTGAGCTTGGGCTCAAAGAGGTGCCCGTCATCACCCGCGAGGCCAGTGATAAAGATGTGCTGGAGATGGCCCTCATCGAGAACCTCCAGCGTGAGGGGCTCAATCCGATCGAGGAAGCCCAGGCCTACGCCCGCCTCTCCAAGGACTTCAACATGAAGCAGGAGGACATCGCGCAGCGTGTGGGCAAGAACCGCGCCACCGTGGCCAATGCCATCCGCCTGCTCGACCTACCTACGAGCGTGCAGGAGATGCTCTCCAGCACCATCATCACCACCGGTCACGCGAAGGTCATTCTCGGGCTCAAGAAGCCTGAAGATCAAAAGAAGATCGCTCACGACATCGTGCAAAAGGGGCTGACGGTCCGCGCCACGGAAAAAGCAGTCCAACTGATCCTCCATCCACCCGCTCCGAAGCCACCGCCCGCTGGCGCAGGTGAGCTGGACAGCGCCATCGCCTCCGTCGAGCAAAAGCTCATCTCCAGGCTCTCCACAAACGTCACCATCCATCACTCGGAGAAAAAAGGCCGCATCGAGATCGACTACTACGGCACAGAGGACATGAATCGACTCCTCAGCCTCCTCGGAGTCGAAGAAGAAGCCTTTTAA
- a CDS encoding cation:proton antiporter: MNPAKIEDHLKLVLLGWIVIIAASWLMGRLCRRIGQPPAVGEIAAGLLLGPSFLGLLAPDWVAFIFPDEIKGSLALLAKIGLMLMLFQVGMEFDFSHLRAKSRVVFASSLMGILAPLLGGLAIAPWLHRTFAPELPEFGFKLFICIALAISALPIMGRILLEMRLERTALGATAISAAAIDDAIGWIFLGIASAIVKLGNSFSWLPFLGQVALITLYFVVMMKVVGPLLIQLWRKQCAQHQTTTFTPGYLALLLCALFISALITNNLGIFAIFGAFALGVALHSETSLVRAWRERFADFVIVALVPIFFTNTGLGTKIDSFNDATAWIGCALVCGIAILGKLGGCTLGARWGGASWREGLSIGALMNTRALMGLIAINVGKDLGLLNDKLFTMFIIMCLITTATTGPMLRAWLPADLKKLVPDMK; the protein is encoded by the coding sequence ATGAATCCCGCCAAAATCGAAGACCACCTCAAGCTCGTTCTCCTCGGCTGGATCGTCATCATCGCCGCCTCGTGGCTGATGGGCCGTCTTTGCCGCCGCATCGGGCAACCACCTGCTGTGGGCGAAATCGCAGCCGGTTTACTTCTGGGCCCTTCCTTTCTCGGCCTCTTGGCACCGGATTGGGTCGCCTTCATCTTTCCAGATGAGATCAAAGGCTCACTTGCTCTACTCGCAAAAATCGGACTCATGCTCATGCTCTTTCAGGTCGGCATGGAGTTCGACTTTTCACATCTACGGGCCAAATCACGCGTCGTCTTTGCATCCTCGCTCATGGGCATCCTCGCCCCACTGTTAGGCGGGCTAGCCATCGCACCATGGTTGCACCGCACCTTTGCACCCGAATTACCCGAATTTGGCTTCAAGCTCTTTATCTGCATCGCCTTAGCCATCTCCGCCCTCCCCATTATGGGCCGCATCCTGTTAGAAATGCGGCTGGAGCGCACCGCACTCGGTGCCACAGCCATTAGCGCCGCCGCCATTGATGATGCCATCGGCTGGATCTTCCTCGGTATCGCCAGCGCCATTGTGAAACTCGGTAACTCTTTCTCCTGGCTGCCCTTTCTCGGCCAAGTGGCGCTCATCACCCTTTACTTCGTCGTAATGATGAAAGTCGTCGGCCCGCTGCTCATCCAACTCTGGCGCAAACAGTGCGCACAGCACCAAACCACCACCTTCACGCCGGGTTACCTCGCGCTCTTGCTTTGCGCTCTCTTCATCTCCGCTCTCATCACCAATAATCTCGGCATTTTTGCCATTTTCGGAGCCTTTGCCCTCGGAGTCGCTCTTCACAGCGAAACCAGTCTCGTGCGAGCCTGGCGTGAACGATTCGCCGACTTCGTCATCGTCGCCCTCGTACCCATTTTTTTCACCAACACGGGCCTCGGCACCAAAATCGACTCTTTCAACGACGCTACGGCATGGATCGGCTGTGCGCTGGTCTGTGGCATCGCCATCCTGGGTAAGCTCGGTGGCTGCACCCTCGGCGCACGCTGGGGTGGAGCGAGCTGGCGTGAGGGACTCAGCATCGGAGCCCTCATGAACACGCGTGCGCTCATGGGCCTCATCGCCATCAATGTCGGCAAAGATCTGGGCCTGCTCAATGACAAGCTCTTCACCATGTTCATCATCATGTGCCTGATCACCACCGCCACGACCGGCCCGATGTTGCGAGCATGGCTGCCGGCGGATTTGAAAAAATTGGTGCCGGATATGAAATGA